The Pyrenophora tritici-repentis strain M4 chromosome 2, whole genome shotgun sequence genome window below encodes:
- a CDS encoding RpmD, Ribosomal protein L30-L7E: protein MARSSVPTHNDILVPESVLKKQKAHQKTTDSQAADLKKKREASKQKREVIKERAAKYNQEYVKAQRDVIEAKRAAKRDNALFVPAESRLAFVVRIKGINKIDPKKRKTLQLLRLLQINNGVFVKLTKATSEMLKIVEPFVAYGYPNLKTVRELIYKRGYGKVNKQRLPITDNELIENSLGKFGITCIEDVIHEIYTVGPNFKAVSNFLWPFKLSSPNGGFRTRKFKHFIEGGDLGNREEFINQLVRQMN from the exons ATGGCCCGCTCATC CGTCCCCACCCACAATGACATCCTTGTCCCCGAGTCGGTCCTGAAGAAGCAGAAGGCTCACCAGAAGACGACCGACTCGCAAGCGGCCGACCTGAAGAAGAAGCGTGAG GCCAGCAAGCAAAAGCGCGAAGTTATCAAGGAGCGCGCCGCCAAGTACAACCAGGAGTATGTCAAGGCCCAGCGCGATGTCATTGAGGCAAAGCGTGCCGCCAAGCGCGACAATGCTCTCTTTGTCCCCGCTGAGTCCAGACTCGCTTTCGTTGTCCGTATCAAGGG TATCAACAAGATCGACCCCAAGAAGCGCAAGACTCTCCAGCTCCTTCGCCTCCTCCAGATCAACAACGGTGTCTTCGTCAAGCTCACCAAGGCTACCAGCGAGATGCTCAAGATCGTCGAGCCCTTTGTTGCTTACGGATACCCCAACTTGAAGACCGTCCGCGAGCTCATCTACAAGCGTGGCTACGGAAAGGTCAACAAGCAGCGTCTGCCCATCACAGACAACGAGCTCATCGAGAACAGCCTCGGCAAGTTCGGTATCACCTGCATTGAGGATGTCATCCACGAGATCTACACCGTCGGCCCCAACTTCAAGGCCGTCTCCAACTTCCTCTGGCCATTCAAGCTCTCTTCGCCCAACGGTGGTTTCCGTACCCGCAAGTTCAAGCACTTCATCGAGGGTGGTGACCTTGGTAACCGCGAGGAGTTCATCAACCAGCTCGTCAGGCAAATGAACTAA
- a CDS encoding zf-RING-2 multi-domain protein, whose translation MSGYEVEHNIKDEQPQQPARRPDLSTFFSQLELVDTSDPSAHTNPNALPQPENMAAAFRLLANAFETMRGRPSDDSNGDGDLLANMIQVLRENADDPPTELKGVPDSFLDELERVPKKALKETDTCPICVNPFLEDKYPLVVQLPCHTDHRFDLDCIGPWLKLNSTCPLDRKELLKKKQPPPPPADDDEEEYDDMYA comes from the exons ATGTCTGGCTACGAAG TCGAACACAACATCAAAGATGAGCAGCCGCAGCAGCCCGCGCGTAGGCCAGATCTCTCTACCTTCTTCTCACAGCTCGAGCTAGTAGACACATCAGATCCAAGTGCGCATACCAATCCCAATGCTCTGCCGCAGCCCGAGAATATGGCAGCGGCGTTTCGACTACTTGCCAATGCCTTCGAAACTATGCGCGGACGTCCGTCGGACGATAGCAACGGAGATGGAGATTTACTCGCGAACATGATTCAAGTATTGCGAGAGAATGCCGATGATCCGCCTACAGAGCTCAAGGGCGTCCCAGATAGCTTTTTGGATGAGTTGGAAAGAGTGCCCAAAAAGGCGCTCAAGGAGACCGACACATGTCCTATATGTGTCAACCCGTTCCTTGAAG ACAAATATCCACTCGTAGTTCAATTGCCGTGTCATACTGATCATCGGTTCGACCTGGACTGCATAGGACCGTGGCTGAAACTCAACTCAACCTGTCCTCTGGATCGCAAGGAACTTTTGAAGAAAAAACAACCACCGCCACCGCCAGCTGATGACGACGAAGAGGAATATGATGACATGTACGCCTGA
- a CDS encoding CysQ, 3'-Phosphoadenosine 5'-phosphosulfate (PAPS) 3'-phosphatase: MAYEKELEIALLAVQRASILTKSVYSSHSKGTLSKSDSSPVTIGDFGAQALIIASIKHAFPEDEIVGEEDADDLRKNDSLRDLVWDLVQAAKLDDSSAEDKIGGPIKSADAMLSAIDAGNSQGGRKGRIWALDPIDGTKGFLRGGQYAVCLGLLVDGIPTVGVIGCPNLPVDDQAPLDATTGQDADDKEGKGVLFGAVKGQGATSRPLSKGGLQTPKPINMKPLPDVSQATFCESVEAGHSSQGDNAAIASKLGITKPSVRMDSQAKYGSIARGAGDLYLRLPVSKTYQEKIWDHAAGVVIVQEAGGEVTDAYGKPLDFGIGRTLKENKGVVAAPKDAFAQVIAVVKEVLSAKE, translated from the coding sequence ATGGCCTACGAAAAGGAATTGGAGATTGCTCTCCTCGCCGTGCAGCGCGCCTCCATCCTCACAAAGTCCGTCTACTCGAGCCATTCCAAGGGCACCCTCTCCAAGAGCGACTCGTCGCCCGTCACAATTGGCGACTTTGGCGCCCAAGCCCTCATCATCGCATCGATAAAGCACGCCTTCCCCGAGGACGAGATAGTCGGCGAAGAGGATGCCGATGACTTGCGCAAAAACGACTCACTCCGCGACCTAGTCTGGGATCTGGTACAAGCAGCGAAGCTGGACGACAGTTCAGCAGAGGACAAGATTGGTGGACCCATTAAGAGCGCAGACGCCATGCTGTCAGCAATTGATGCCGGCAACAGCCAGGGAGGCAGGAAGGGCAGAATCTGGGCACTCGACCCCATCGACGGCACAAAGGGTTTCTTGCGAGGCGGGCAGTACGCCGTCTGCTTGGGCCTGCTAGTCGACGGCATACCCACCGTCGGCGTCATCGGGTGCCCCAACCTGCCCGTAGACGACCAAGCACCCTTGGACGCAACCACTGGCCAAGACGCAGACGACAAGGAAGGCAAGGGCGTTCTCTTCGGCGCCGTAAAAGGACAAGGCGCAACAAGCCGGCCCCTAAGCAAAGGCGGCCTCCAAACCCCCAAACCCATCAACATGAAGCCCCTCCCCGATGTCTCCCAAGCCACCTTTTGCGAATCTGTAGAAGCAGGCCACTCCTCGCAAGGCGACAACGCCGCCATTGCTTCCAAACTCGGCATCACCAAGCCCTCTGTTCGCATGGATTCGCAGGCGAAATACGGTTCCATTGCCCGCGGAGCTGGCGACCTCTACCTCCGCCTCCCAGTCAGCAAGACATACCAAGAGAAGATTTGGGACCACGCCGCCGGTGTCGTCATCGTCCAAGAGGCAGGTGGTGAGGTCACAGATGCATATGGCAAGCCGCTTGACTTTGGcattggcaggacgctcaAGGAGAACAAGGGCGTGGTTGCAGCGCCAAAGGATGCGTTTGCACAGGTCATTGCTGTTGTCAAGGAGGTGTTGAGTGCAAAGGAGTAG
- a CDS encoding Sun, tRNA and rRNA cytosine-C5-methylase — protein sequence MWKALQSDLPNSFRFTGTKSDALAVREIFKQRYIPAIASKQFEGKPVSPPEPVQAFPDELVWHMKTHKKVIRRHAPFADFQKFLVAEAASGNISRQEVVSMIPPHFLDVKPGMVVLDMCAAPGSKSAQLAEMIHGDEEERVQRVANGESVDLAEDGDYTDDGRSTGLLIANDSDYKRAGMLVHQVKRLNFPNLIVTQHDASIFPSIELPSVDGQKKQYLKYDRILADVPCSGDGTARKNPNVWQKWTPKDGLGLHGLQLRILFRGLQMLKKGGRLVYSTCSLNPVENEAVVAAAIEACGGNSKVQLVDCSDHLPNLRRKPGLNAWKVLDTTSTTAGGEKTAHMFTNWEAFQKAKAKYEIEEPERQFSQKITPGCFPPVPKSPEERIPLERCIRVYPHLQDTGGFFIAILEKLDDIKIAQVQNPENLAKAQRGQAHADTTTDSSVPTPTENVIEADATKTESTDEVPEVAAPLKRKLEESGDDALPKKSKTSEDTDAKPTENGSAQTQDAKPAANGSVARLKPENQSQAKEYFEYLPSDDETIASIMDFFGIDSRFPRDRFMVKNKEGLSLNKIYYTSAMAKTIISQNKDRGMKFIHCGVVMFVAHKIKDMDRTQAPWRLQNEGIRILEPWAHKRIVKLESKETLHQLIREMFPKLPKEGDTGLGEVGDQLQQMDVGCCFVRVEKDEEQGIPFRMVLPLWRHPGSANLMVDKDDRKAMLLRLFNEKDTEIINHVADKAKAEKEARDAEEAGEQDAAKTGDVSDGEQATEDMVADEEEGGVKLDAENEDVEMANGDA from the coding sequence ATGTGGAAGGCTCTCCAATCCGACCTGCCCAACAGCTTCCGCTTCACTGGCACAAAGTCCGATGCTCTTGCAGTGCGCGAGATCTTCAAGCAGCGATATATTCCAGCCATCGCATCCAAGCAGTTTGAAGGCAAGCCCGTATCGCCCCCAGAGCCAGTACAAGCCTTCCCAGACGAGCTCGTATGGCACATGAAGACCCACAAGAAGGTCATTCGACGACATGCGCCCTTTGCCGATTTCCAAAAGTTCCTTGTCGCAGAAGCCGCATCGGGTAATATCAGCAGACAGGAGGTCGTCAGTATGATTCCACCACATTTCCTCGATGTCAAGCCGGGTATGGTAGTCCTCGACATGTGCGCAGCACCGGGCAGCAAGTCGGCACAGTTGGCTGAGATGATTCATGGCGACGAGGAAGAGCGCGTACAACGGGTAGCAAACGGCGAGTCTGTCGATCTGGCCGAAGATGGTGACTACACCGACGACGGTCGCTCAACTGGCCTGCTCATTGCGAACGACTCCGACTACAAGCGTGCCGGCATGTTGGTCCATCAGGTCAAGCGACTCAACTTCCCCAATCTCATCGTCACCCAACACGACGCCTCCATTTTCCCTTCGATCGAACTGCCAAGCGTCGACGGTCAGAAGAAGCAGTACTTGAAGTACGATAGGATTTTGGCTGACGTACCATGCTCCGGTGATGGAACAGCTCGTAAGAACCCTAATGTGTGGCAAAAATGGACGCCGAAAGATGGACTTGGTCTGCACGGTCTTCAACTTCGCATTCTGTTCAGAGGACTACAGATGTTGAAGAAGGGTGGCCGTCTGGTATACTCGACCTGCAGTTTGAACCCTGTAGAAAACGAGGCTGTTGTTGCAGCAGCTATTGAAGCTTGCGGCGGTAACTCCAAGGTCCAGTTGGTAGACTGCTCAGATCACCTACCAAATCTCAGGCGAAAACCTGGTCTCAACGCGTGGAAAGTCTTGGACACAACATCAACTACTGCAGGAGGAGAAAAGACTGCTCACATGTTCACCAACTGGGAGGCATTCCAAAAGGCAAAGGCAAAGTACGAGATTGAAGAGCCAGAACGCCAGTTCTCTCAAAAGATCACTCCTGGATGTTTCCCGCCAGTGCCCAAGTCTCCTGAAGAGCGCATTCCACTAGAGCGCTGCATACGTGTCTACCCACACTTGCAGGATACTGGTGGTTTCTTCATCGCCATTCTTGAGAAGCTAGACGATATCAAGATTGCACAGGTGCAGAACCCGGAGAACCTGGCCAAGGCTCAACGCGGTCAGGCACATGCCGACACGACTACTGACTCATCCGTCCCAACTCCGACTGAGAACGTAATCGAAGCGGATGCCACCAAGACGGAGTCTACAGACGAAGTTCCAGAGGTCGCAGCCCCCCTAAAGCGTAAGTTGGAGGAGTCGGGAGATGATGCACTCCCAAAGAAGAGCAAAACGTCCGAAGACACAGATGCTAAGCCCACAGAAAATGGTTCAGCACAAACACAGGACGCCAAGCCCGCAGCCAACGGCTCAGTAGCCCGACTGAAGCCTGAGAACCAGTCCCAGGCCAAGGAGTACTTTGAGTACCTCCCCTCGGACGACGAGACCATTGCCTCTATCATGGATTTCTTCGGCATCGACAGCCGCTTTCCACGCGACCGCTTCATGGTCAAGAACAAAGAAGGACTCTCCCTCAACAAAATCTACTACACCTCAGCCATGGCCAAGACGATCATCTCGCAGAACAAGGACCGCGGTATGAAGTTCATCCACTGCGGCGTCGTCATGTTTGTCGCCCACAAGATCAAAGATATGGACCGCACGCAAGCACCCTGGCGCCTCCAAAACGAAGGAATCCGCATCCTGGAACCCTGGGCCCACAAGCGCATCGTCAAGCTCGAAAGCAAAGAAACCCTCCACCAACTCATCCGCGAGATGTTCCCCAAACTACCAAAGGAAGGCGACACGGGCCTCGGTGAAGTCGGCGACCAACTCCAGCAAATGGACGTTGGATGCTGCTTCGTCCGCGTCGAAAAGGACGAGGAACAGGGTATTCCTTTCCGCATGGTCCTGCCCCTTTGGAGACATCCTGGTAGTGCCAACCTCATGGTCGACAAGGACGATCGCAAGGCCATGTTGCTCAGGCTGTTCAACGAGAAGGATACCGAGATTAT
- a CDS encoding putative c3hc zinc finger domain-containing protein: MTTTEQQPALATTKRKFNRLLDNLTASASASTTSLASSLHESNASSESLSQHGSPDQPNKRPRSSAGLSPNVSMERQRNISEGQERIRLLKEQLLTPRREGTVRVVGKTANTPKVSTTPKAQTPRKAPNFQPYSQEHFLERLKTFADVRKWTTKPDAISEVEWAMRGWSCDIWNTVACKDGCENRVAVKLRPKRKDKNGRDLEMSEDLAFDIDEALVAKYKELIVEGHADDCLWKKRGCQEDIYHIAIASRTKSMAELLDRYRCLRAIAADLPLLEHITYPDPSIHHIISRLPSSFFTSTPDTPQPRSPTDIVAFAFAIFGWTGVKESRISLAVCNHCFQRLGLWLSTDTRLKEMSKKLDVPLESLRLNLLESHREHCPWKNVQMQGNPPDGPVANMAAWQTLEYMLLGSSHRQKDVFSTPSKQTPRKSHTRNTDSVDIGSDIEYPRGSLDSVDRPRGYNDEEDDSGGLREKWTKLKAKLKRSASKKSLKSMKSSKSVKSGKSVATKPGDKEKENS; the protein is encoded by the exons ATGACTACGACGGAGCAACAGCCCGCGCTCGCGACGACGAAGCGCAAGTTTAACCGCCTGCTCGACAATCTTACCGCCAGCGCGAGCGCATCCACAACATCGCTTGCGAGCTCGCTGCATGAGTCGAATGCATCATCAGAATCGCTTTCGCAACACGGCAGCCCTGACCAGCCGAACAAGCGCCCTCGCAGCAGCGCAGGACTCAGCCCAAACGTGAGCATGGAGCGCCAGAGGAACATTTCAGAGGGCCAAGAGCGCATACGCCTGCTGAAAGAACAGCTCCTCACCCCACGACGGGAAGGCACAGTGAGGGTCGTAGGCAAGACTGCCAACACCCCCAAAGTCTCGACAACACCCAAAGCCCAGACGCCGCGTAAAGCCCCAAACTTCCAACCTTACAGCCAGGAGCATTTCCTCGAGAGGCTCAAGACATTCGCAGACGTAAGGAAGTGGACCACCAAACCTGATGCTATCAGCGAGGTTGAGTGGGCCATGAGAGGATGGAGCTGCGATATCTGGAACACGGTGGCTTGCAAGGACGGATGTGAGAACCGTGTTGCAGTCAAGCTGAGGCCAAAGCGAAAGGATAAGAACGGCAGAGACCTTGAGATGAGCGAGGATCTGGCATTCGATATTGATGAAGCGTTGGTGGCAAAGTACAAAGAACTCATCGTCGAGGGACATGCAGATGATTGTCTGTGGAAGAAACGAGGCTGTCAAG AAGACATCTACCACATCGCTATCGCATCACGAACGAAGAGCATGGCCGAGTTGCTCGATCGATACCGCTGTCTTAGAGCCATAGCAGCCGATCTTCCTCTCCTCGAGCACATCACATACCCCGATCCATCTATCCACCACATCATCTCGCGCCTACCATCGTCGTTCTTCACCTCCACGCCCGATACCCCACAACCCAGATCACCTACTGACATTGTCGCCTTTGCCTTTGCCATCTTCGGCTGGACCGGCGTCAAAGAATCCCGCATCTCCCTCGCCGTATGCAACCACTGCTTCCAGCGTCTCGGTCTATGGCTCTCCACCGACACGCGCCTCAAAGAAATGAGCAAGAAGCTCGACGTGCCCCTTGAATCCCTCCGCCTCAACCTCCTAGAATCCCACCGCGAACACTGCCCCTGGAAAAACGTCCAGATGCAAGGAAACCCCCCCGACGGACCCGTTGCAAACATGGCCGCCTGGCAAACCCTCGAATACATGCTCCTCGGCAGCAGTCACAGGCAAAAAGACGTCTTTTCCACCCCTAGCAAGCAAACACCGCGTAAATCCCACACCAGAAACACGGATTCCGTCGACATTGGCAGCGATATCGAATACCCACGCGGCAGTCTAGACAGCGTCGACAGACCCAGAGGCTACaacgacgaagaagatgactCCGGCGGCCTCCGCGAGAAATGGACTAAGCTCAAGGCCAAACTCAAGCGTAGTGCCAGTAAAAAGAGTCTGAAGAGCATGAAGAGCTCAAAGAGTGTCAAGAGCGGGAAGAGCGTGGCGACAAAGCCCGGTgacaaggagaaggaaaATTCATAG
- a CDS encoding Fungal-trans domain containing protein: MESTSNASNEFTRKRPYRGLRRACWECKKRKVHGHGMQTNASSQANTDSLVPDRAEEQGTCSKHIAERLSKLEQVFERFVCRKSSVIGTSTAVPQSPTLTSLCSSAKESKVSVREISSDAQNARSLGDGSLGTHAWTSAPPIRTLDDRTESKGPYTRGEGTHRTLTALLPSQHDADIIFESSNGWMILDGIYRASQDIYVHKDMQSYALDMQAVSKERSIIVGRTLLHLAVCVNSLPPGFDCTRLSNISNLDATMENYVKTVSSLIISSDEQMMTLHGLETLLLLAIYHMNSASLRQAWLIVRRGLSLAHLMGFQRIITVKNLTPPIQGVSNAKRIWCSFVDLDRYLGLHLRLPFGAEDYPLPEGADEYLLHRAKINQITKQAADLHRDVSPQSYSAALALDEQLETSTKELPKEFWEVPNLPPTARSPECHAVLERLMVQAWHFETRIFIHLPYLLRAHQDKRYEYSKVTALQASRNVLMRWFALRNAQITQACCRFAEFAVFMAAVTLTLDIVIELGTKDKNEVQNTKGTDFAMLCRLITEMEKLANTSSREKIAARTAIVLKKILSSLDPSKPPAGKVRHVIPFFGTVELEAKKVPTRPLFNVDSDVGKLMKTTATGDHLPVFAFTRNSLWPRVESAEDCDFDWDIILFDGLEDRDVEGNWVF, encoded by the exons ATGGAGTCGACAAGCAACGCCAGTAATGAATTCACTAGAAAGCGACCTTACAGAGGCCTCCGTCGGGCTTGCTGGGAAT GCAAGAAGCGCAAGGTTCACGGACATGGTATGCAAACAAATGCAAGCTCACAGGCCAACACGGATAGCCTTGTACCGGACCGGGCAGAGGAGCAAGGCACATGTTCAAAGCATATCGCGGAGAGGCTATCCAAACTAGAACAGGTCTTTGAGAGATTCGTGTGCCGCAAAAGCTCTGTCATCGGGACCTCGACTGCTGTGCCGCAAAGCCCTACCTTGACTTCCCTGTGCTCCAGCGCCAAGGAAAGCAAAGTTTCTGTACGGGAGATTTCAAGTGACGCGCAAAACGCTCGCTCTTTAGGGGATGGAAGT CTTGGCACACACGCGTGGACTTCGGCGCCTCCCATCCGTACACTGGATGATAGAACGGAATCCAAGGGGCCATACACACGCGGCGAAGGCACTCATCGAACTCTGACTGCGTTGCTGCCTTCTCAGCATGATGCGGATATCATCTTCGAATCTTCCAACGGGTGGATGATCCTAGATGGCATCTACAGGGCTTCCCAAGACATCTATGTCCACAAAGACATGCAGTCATATGCTTTAGACATGCAGGCTGTTTCCAAAGAAAGATCCATCATCGTCGGCCGCACACTCCTGCACTTGGCCGTCTGCGTCAATTCACTTCCACCGGGCTTTGACTGCACGCGGCTATCGAACATATCGAACCTGGACGCAACGATGGAGAATTATGTAAAGACAGTGTCCTCACTGATCATATCCTCAGACGAGCAGATGATGACGCTCCATGGACTTGAGACGCTCCTGCTGCTTGCCATCTACCATATGAACAGTGCCTCACTTCGACAGGCATGGCTGATTGTCCGGCGTGGCCTCAGTCTGGCGCATCTCATGGGTTTCCAACGAATCATTACGGTAAAAAATCTTACGCCACCTATTCAAGGTGTATCGAATGCAAAGAGGATTTGGTGTAGCTTTGTTGACCTTGATCGGTATCTGGGGTTGCACCTTCGGCTTCCTTTTGGTGCGGAAGACTATCCACTCCCGGAAGGCGCTGATGAGTATCTCCTTCATCGTGCGAAGATCAATCAGATAACCAAGCAAGCGGCGGACCTCCATCGCGACGTATCGCCGCAGTCATATTCTGCAGCGCTTGCATTGGACGAGCAGCTAGAGACGTCGACAAAGGAGTTACCGAAGGAGTTTTGGGAGGTGCCCAATCTACCACCTACAGCAAGATCACCCGAATGTCATGCAGTGCTGGAAAGACTCATGGTACAAGCATGGCACTTTGAGACAAGAATCTTCATTCACTTGCCCTACTTACTGAGGGCGCATCAAGACAAGCGGTATGAATACTCAAAGGTCACTGCGCTACAAGCTAGTCGCAACGTACTGATGAGATGGTTCGCACTGCGAAACGCGCAGATCACGCAGGCATGCTGTAGGTTCGCAGAATTCGCAGTGTTCATGGCTGCTGTCACCCTCACGCTTGACATTGTTATCGAGTTGGGCACAAAAGACAAGAACGAAGTGCAGAATACCAAAGGAACCGACTTTGCTATGCTTTGCCGCCTCATTACGGAGATGGAGAAGCTCGCCAACACAAGCTCACGGGAGAAGATTGCAGCGCGTACCGCTATCGTGCTCAAGAAAATACTCTCGTCGCTGGATCCGAGCAAACCGCCGGCCGGTAAGGTTCGCCACGTCATACCGTTCTTCGGGACTGTCGAGCTGGAGGCTAAGAAGGTGCCCACTCGACCATTGTTCAATGTCGACTCGGACGTTGGCAAGCTGATGAAGACGACGGCAACCGGAGACCACCTACCAGTGTTTGCATTCACGCGTAACTCGCTGTGGCCGCGGGTAGAGAGCGCGGAAGATTGCGATTTTGACTGGGACATTATACTGTTTGATGGTCTAGAAGACCGAGATGTGGAAGGCAATTGGGTGTTCTGA